The genome window ATAATTACTCGTTTGAACATAACGTTGTGTCCCACATGGCTATTGATGAAagtataaacaaatatataaggTTTGGGTCAATCAAACACTAATGAACTAATTTTTGTGGTGTAATTACGGTTTGGGTTTATATCAATAccctttatttttaatttctctcaCTTCCCGTACTCAAAAGTTTGCATTTAATTAGTTCAAAATGTTTAAAGCTTGGTGGATCAATTGAGAGCATATGTCCACGGGGGCAAAACATTCAGGTTAGAGTTACAAATATCACATTCATAGACACCCCCAATCACACATAGCAAATCCAATTTGGGTTCAGTCACGGAGACAGTGTTGTTACATTCCGCTTCGTGTCACTTGCAATGTTCCAATACTTGTCATCTCCCAGTAACATATGGGACATACACAAAAGTTATATTTGGCAAGGTGAAGTTTGTAAAATTTTCACAGTTTACTAATTTTACATTACGTGGATAAGACTAATCACTCAAGTATGGGGTCGAGCTCTATTGAAAAATAGTTCTTACAAAAACGTTATTACACACGAGATCAGATCAAACTTTTGATCCATCTCATTCTTAAATGGTTTAATTTAAAGCAATTGCTTTTGTTGAAAATTTGATACTTGAAATGCCAATAAGATTGAGTTTTATAGGGATTGGAATTGTTATTTGAATTGATGAAAGCAAGAGGACAGTGGACATACACATAGATGCAATAATTACaagagaaaaaacaaaaagttgaCAGGATGAAGTAAAGAGGGGAGGGTCCTAGCTAGCTAGGCTGCCATTGGTGAAGTACACAAATAATCAAAAGGAAAATCAGATCATATCAGAGCTAGGATTTTAATTTAACCTATGGCTCAAACACAGCAGTCCCACACTTGCATTTCCACCCTTCTGGCTCATAATTTGCATACTGCACTCCCATATGCCCTCTGCTACTAGTAGTTGGTACTTGAATGGCCACGCATGGCTTACACCTCCCACATCTGTGCTCACAGTTTGGTGGCCTTGACCCAAGTTTGCTCAGCCCCCCTTCCATCATTTCCCCTCCCTAAAACCACACAAATTAATTGTTAGTTCAAAATGCGGCCCGACCCCCGGGTTGAATAGTACGTGTCATAGCGTTAATGAAACTCGAACTAAATTTGATCCGTACAACATGACATTTGTATGCACCTGGATGGGGTCGAAAACAGCTCGAGGAGAATCCAAAATCTGAGCTGTAAgtaaaacaagaaaaatcaaatttatgatAGATAGATaaatgaatgaaattttggTTTGGGGGAGGAATTGAAAGGCTTACTTTTGTGAGGTGCCAAGAAGGGCCTCTTTGCTGCACAAACCAAACTTAGAACATGCAGTGTAGCTGCTAAAAAGCAGCAATATCTTCTGATCTTCAT of Ipomoea triloba cultivar NCNSP0323 chromosome 3, ASM357664v1 contains these proteins:
- the LOC116012120 gene encoding EPIDERMAL PATTERNING FACTOR-like protein 3, producing MKIRRYCCFLAATLHVLSLVCAAKRPFLAPHKTQILDSPRAVFDPIQGGEMMEGGLSKLGSRPPNCEHRCGRCKPCVAIQVPTTSSRGHMGVQYANYEPEGWKCKCGTAVFEP